The Populus alba chromosome 6, ASM523922v2, whole genome shotgun sequence genome contains a region encoding:
- the LOC118058207 gene encoding WAT1-related protein At4g30420 → MGAFDDSKPTLAMLGLQFSYAIVSLITRAALIQGMSPRVFVVYRQAIATVVIVPASYFSRRKSVGNSLGLRSFCLVFSASLIGVTINQNVFAEGLYLASSSMASAMGNLVPAITFVMAVALGLEKIKIGSIRSFAKIVGTVICVSGAISMALLRGPKLLNKTIFISGGEDWLLGCLFIFVSTCCWSIWLILQVPLTASSPDHLSLSAWMCFLATLQSGILTLFLEKDLDAWKLHSYLELVGCLFTGIIGSGLSFFVQAWVICQRGPLFSAMFNPLCTVIVTVLAAIFLHEEIYTGGLIGGVAVIIGLYIVLWGKAKDFIKEEDEIDQRQAVKITIQDSREGKLALEEPFLSDKSNDIEDG, encoded by the exons ATGGGGGCATTTGATGATTCCAAGCCTACACTGGCCATGTTAGGATTGCAATTCTCCTATGCAATTGTTTCTCTCATCACAAGAGCTGCTCTTATACAAGGAATGAGTCCTAGGGTCTTTGTAGTCTACAGGCAAGCTATAGCAACTGTGGTCATTGTACCCGCATCCTATTTCTCAAG GAGAAAATCAGTTGGGAATTCCCTGGGACTGAGGAGCTTTTGTTTAGTGTTTTCGGCCTCACTTATAGG TGTAACGATCAATCAGAATGTCTTTGCTGAGGGACTATACTTAGCCTCATCATCAATGGCAAGTGCAATGGGTAATCTCGTTCCTGCCATCACGTTCGTCATGGCAGTAGCTCTCGG ATTGGAGAAGATTAAGATCGGAAGCATCAGAAGTTTCGCGAAAATAGTAGGAACAGTAATATGTGTCAGTGGAGCCATATCAATGGCATTGCTCAGGGGACCAAAGCTACTTAACAAAACCATTTTTATATCGGGAGGTGAGGATTGGTTGCTGGGTTGTCTGTTTATCTTTGTGAGCACTTGTTGCTGGTCAATTTGGCTGATTTTGCAG GTTCCGCTTACAGCTAGCTCTCCTGACCATCTATCCTTGTCAGCCTGGATGTGTTTCTTGGCAACACTACAGTCAGGAATTCTAACATTATTCTTAGAGAAAGATTTGGATGCATGGAAACTGCATTCATACTTGGAACTTGTTGGTTGTTTGTTCACA GGAATTATAGGATCTgggctttctttctttgttcaGGCCTGGGTAATTTGTCAAAGGGGTCCCCTCTTCTCTGCAATGTTCAATCCTCTATGCACAGTTATTGTAACCGTATTGGCTGCTATTTTTCTCCATGAAGAGATTTACACTGGAGG CTTGATAGGAGGAGTTGCTGTGATTATTGGTTTGTATATTGTGCTATGGGGAAAGGCAAAAGACTTCATAAAGGAGGAAGACGAAATCGATCAAAGGCAGGCAGTTAAAATCACGATTCAGGACTCCAGAGAAGGAAAACTTGCTCTTGAAGAACCTTTTCTATCTGATAAATCAAATGACATTGAAGACGGATGA
- the LOC118058229 gene encoding WAT1-related protein At4g30420-like — protein sequence MGAFDDSKPTLAMLGLQFSYAIVSLITRAALIQGMSPRVFVVYRQAIATLIIVPVSYFSRRKSVGTSLGLRSFSLVFSASLIGVTINQNVFAEGLYLASSSMASAMGNLVPAITFVMAVALGLEKIKIGSFRSIAKIVGTGTCVSGAISMALLRGPKLLNKTIFGSGGEDWLLGCLFIFVSTCCWSIWLILQVPLTASYPDHLSLSAWMCFLATLQSGILTLFLEKDLDAWKLHSYLELVGCLFTGIIGSGLSFFVQAWVICQRGPLFSAMFNPLCTVIVTVLAAIFLHEEIYTGGLIGGVAVIIGLYIVLWGKAKDFIKEEDEIDQRQAVKITIQDSREGKLALEEPFLSDKSNDIEEDDNFHQ from the exons ATGGGGGCATTTGATGATTCCAAGCCAACACTGGCCATGTTAGGATTGCAATTCTCCTATGCAATTGTTTCTCTCATCACAAGAGCTGCTCTTATACAAGGAATGAGTCCTAGGGTGTTTGTTGTCTACAGGCAAGCCATAGCAACTTTGATCATTGTACCCGTATCTTATTTCTCAAG AAGAAAATCAGTTGGGACTTCTTTGGGACTAAGGAGCTTTTCTTTAGTGTTTTCGGCCTCACTTATAGG TGTAACGATCAATCAGAACGTCTTTGCTGAGGGACTATACTTAGCCTCATCATCAATGGCAAGTGCAATGGGTAATCTCGTTCCTGCCATCACGTTTGTCATGGCAGTAGCTCTCGG ATTGGAGAAGATTAAGATCGGAAGCTTCAGAAGTATCGCGAAAATAGTAGGAACAGGAACATGTGTCAGTGGAGCCATATCAATGGCATTGCTCAGGGGACCAAAGCTACTTAACAAAACCATTTTTGGGTCGGGAGGTGAGGATTGGTTGCTGGGCTGTCTGTTTATCTTTGTGAGCACTTGTTGCTGGTCAATTTGGCTGATTTTGCAG GTTCCGCTTACAGCTAGCTATCCTGACCACCTATCCTTGTCAGCCTGGATGTGTTTCTTGGCAACACTACAGTCAGGAATTCTAACATTATTCTTAGAGAAAGATTTGGATGCATGGAAACTGCATTCATACTTGGAACTTGTTGGTTGTTTGTTCACA GGAATTATAGGATCTgggctttctttctttgttcaGGCCTGGGTAATTTGTCAAAGGGGTCCCCTCTTCTCTGCAATGTTCAATCCTCTATGCACAGTTATTGTAACCGTATTGGCTGCTATTTTTCTCCATGAAGAGATTTACACTGGAGG CTTGATAGGAGGAGTTGCTGTGATTATTGGTTTGTATATTGTGCTATGGGGAAAGGCAAAAGACTTTATAAAGGAGGAAGACGAAATCGATCAAAGGCAGGCAGTTAAAATCACGATTCAGGACTCCAGAGAAGGAAAACTTGCTCTTGAAGAACCTTTTCTATCTGATAAATCAAATGacattgaagaagatgataattTCCATCAATAA
- the LOC118058228 gene encoding WAT1-related protein At4g30420-like isoform X2 has product MGGFDAYKPAMGMVGLQFIYAGVALFTRAALVRGLSPMVFVVYRQGIATLIMAPLAYVSRRRSSSGFSLGLRSFAWIFAASLLGVTANQNAYFEGLYLSSSTAASALTNLMPAITFVMAAISGLEKVNIRSLRTTSKILGTVICVSGAIAMALLKGPKLLNTELLPTKSFFSPGSDNWLLGCLFLFGSSCFWSLWMVLQVPISASCPDHLYSSAWMCFLASLQSSMIALFAEKDLTSWKLITHLEIASCLYAGIGLAVSFFVQAWVISQRGPLFSAMFNPLCTVIVGIFSAVVLHEETYAGSLIGALAVIIGLYAVLWGKAKDLEEIKNEMHQQLQNDQSPVQLLIDESPEKKNCKADLEAPLLSKQIKGC; this is encoded by the exons ATGGGTGGGTTTGATGCTTACAAGCCTGCTATGGGAATGGTTGGTTTACAATTCATTTATGCAGGGGTGGCTCTATTTACTAGAGCTGCTCTTGTACGAGGACTGAGTCCCATGGTCTTTGTAGTCTACAGGCAAGGCATAGCAACTTTGATCATGGCTCCTCTAGCTTATGTTTCGAGGAG AAGAAGTTCAAGTGGGTTCTCTTTGGGATTAAGGAGTTTTGCTTGGATATTTGCTGCCTCCCTTTTGGG GGTAACTGCCAATCAAAACGCTTATTTTGAAGGCCTCTACTTATCCTCTTCGACTGCAGCAAGTGCCTTGACTAATCTCATGCCTGCAATCACTTTTGTAATGGCAGCCATTTCCGG aTTGGAGAAAGTTAATATACGAAGCCTGAGAACTACTTCCAAGATTCTTGGAACAGTAATCTGCGTAAGTGGAGCCATTGCCATGGCATTACTCAAAGGTCCTAAGCTGTTAAACACAGAATTGTTACCAACAAAATCCTTTTTTAGCCCTGGAAGCGACAATTGGCTATTGGGGTGTCTATTTCTGTTTGGAAGCAGTTGTTTCTGGTCACTATGGATGGTCTTGCAG GTACCTATTTCAGCAAGTTGTCCTGACCACTTATATTCTTCTGCATGGATGTGTTTCCTCGCATCATTGCAATCATCAATGATTGCATTATTCGCGGAAAAGGATCTTACTTCGTGGAAGCTGATTACTCATCTTGAAATTGCTTCCTGTTTGTATGCG GGAATTGGACTGGCTGTGTCTTTCTTTGTCCAAGCCTGGGTAATTTCTCAGAGAGGTCCCCTCTTCTCTGCAATGTTCAATCCTCTATGCACAGTTATTGTTGGCATTTTTTCTGCTGTAGTTCTACATGAGGAGACATATGCTGGAAG TTTGATTGGTGCTTTAGCTGTGATAATTGGTTTGTATGCTGTGCTATGGGGTAAAGCCAAAGACCTTGAAGAGAttaaaaatgagatgcatcagcaGCTGCAAAATGATCAGTCACCTGTGCAACTCTTAATAGATGAGTCTCCAGAGAAGAAGAATTGCAAAGCTGATTTGGAAGCACCGCTTCTTTCTAAGCAAATCAAAGGatgttaa
- the LOC118058228 gene encoding WAT1-related protein At4g30420-like isoform X1: MGGFDAYKPAMGMVGLQFIYAGVALFTRAALVRGLSPMVFVVYRQGIATLIMAPLAYVSRSRRSSSGFSLGLRSFAWIFAASLLGVTANQNAYFEGLYLSSSTAASALTNLMPAITFVMAAISGLEKVNIRSLRTTSKILGTVICVSGAIAMALLKGPKLLNTELLPTKSFFSPGSDNWLLGCLFLFGSSCFWSLWMVLQVPISASCPDHLYSSAWMCFLASLQSSMIALFAEKDLTSWKLITHLEIASCLYAGIGLAVSFFVQAWVISQRGPLFSAMFNPLCTVIVGIFSAVVLHEETYAGSLIGALAVIIGLYAVLWGKAKDLEEIKNEMHQQLQNDQSPVQLLIDESPEKKNCKADLEAPLLSKQIKGC, translated from the exons ATGGGTGGGTTTGATGCTTACAAGCCTGCTATGGGAATGGTTGGTTTACAATTCATTTATGCAGGGGTGGCTCTATTTACTAGAGCTGCTCTTGTACGAGGACTGAGTCCCATGGTCTTTGTAGTCTACAGGCAAGGCATAGCAACTTTGATCATGGCTCCTCTAGCTTATGTTTCGAGGAG CAGAAGAAGTTCAAGTGGGTTCTCTTTGGGATTAAGGAGTTTTGCTTGGATATTTGCTGCCTCCCTTTTGGG GGTAACTGCCAATCAAAACGCTTATTTTGAAGGCCTCTACTTATCCTCTTCGACTGCAGCAAGTGCCTTGACTAATCTCATGCCTGCAATCACTTTTGTAATGGCAGCCATTTCCGG aTTGGAGAAAGTTAATATACGAAGCCTGAGAACTACTTCCAAGATTCTTGGAACAGTAATCTGCGTAAGTGGAGCCATTGCCATGGCATTACTCAAAGGTCCTAAGCTGTTAAACACAGAATTGTTACCAACAAAATCCTTTTTTAGCCCTGGAAGCGACAATTGGCTATTGGGGTGTCTATTTCTGTTTGGAAGCAGTTGTTTCTGGTCACTATGGATGGTCTTGCAG GTACCTATTTCAGCAAGTTGTCCTGACCACTTATATTCTTCTGCATGGATGTGTTTCCTCGCATCATTGCAATCATCAATGATTGCATTATTCGCGGAAAAGGATCTTACTTCGTGGAAGCTGATTACTCATCTTGAAATTGCTTCCTGTTTGTATGCG GGAATTGGACTGGCTGTGTCTTTCTTTGTCCAAGCCTGGGTAATTTCTCAGAGAGGTCCCCTCTTCTCTGCAATGTTCAATCCTCTATGCACAGTTATTGTTGGCATTTTTTCTGCTGTAGTTCTACATGAGGAGACATATGCTGGAAG TTTGATTGGTGCTTTAGCTGTGATAATTGGTTTGTATGCTGTGCTATGGGGTAAAGCCAAAGACCTTGAAGAGAttaaaaatgagatgcatcagcaGCTGCAAAATGATCAGTCACCTGTGCAACTCTTAATAGATGAGTCTCCAGAGAAGAAGAATTGCAAAGCTGATTTGGAAGCACCGCTTCTTTCTAAGCAAATCAAAGGatgttaa